The following proteins come from a genomic window of Heyndrickxia acidicola:
- the yqfC gene encoding sporulation protein YqfC: MAKKWGRLLRSWMTQKMELPQDVMMDLPRITMIGQIHIYIENHRGLLTFTDQEVRLLLKQGQLLIKGSSFVIRTILPEEILLEGKIDAVMYLNE; the protein is encoded by the coding sequence ATGGCAAAAAAATGGGGCCGGTTACTTCGAAGTTGGATGACACAGAAAATGGAGCTTCCGCAAGATGTCATGATGGATCTCCCCCGCATTACAATGATTGGGCAAATTCATATTTACATAGAAAATCACAGAGGACTCCTTACCTTTACCGATCAGGAAGTGAGGCTTCTTTTGAAACAAGGACAGCTACTAATTAAGGGCAGTTCATTTGTGATTAGAACGATTTTGCCAGAAGAGATTTTATTGGAAGGGAAAATAGATGCTGTTATGTATCTAAATGAATAG
- the era gene encoding GTPase Era, with the protein MNNSTNTEYKSGFISIIGRPNVGKSTYLNRVVGQKIAIMSDKPQTTRNKVQGVLTSDDAQMIFIDTPGIHKPKHKLGDFMMKVAMNTLREVDIVLFMINAVEGLGRGDEFIIDKLQSVKTPVFLVVNKIDQVHPEELLKVIDQYKDLFDFAEVIPISALEGNNTERLLGAIKEYLPAGPQYYPADQITDHPERFIISELIREKVLHLTREEVPHSIAVLIDKIEKNESSETIHVMATIIVERSSQKGIIIGKQGSMLKEVGKRARIDIENLLGTKVFLELWVKVQKDWRNRAVQLRDFGFREDEY; encoded by the coding sequence ATGAATAATAGTACAAATACAGAATATAAATCGGGCTTTATATCCATTATTGGACGTCCTAATGTTGGGAAATCAACTTATTTAAATCGTGTAGTGGGCCAAAAAATTGCCATTATGAGTGATAAGCCCCAGACCACCCGCAACAAAGTACAGGGAGTTTTAACTTCAGATGATGCTCAGATGATTTTTATCGATACTCCCGGTATTCATAAGCCTAAACATAAACTGGGCGATTTTATGATGAAAGTTGCGATGAATACATTAAGAGAAGTCGACATCGTTTTATTTATGATCAACGCAGTGGAGGGTCTAGGGCGAGGAGACGAATTTATCATTGATAAATTGCAATCTGTAAAAACGCCGGTATTTTTAGTTGTAAATAAGATTGATCAGGTCCATCCCGAAGAATTGTTGAAAGTAATAGACCAGTATAAAGATTTATTTGATTTTGCTGAAGTTATACCAATATCTGCGCTCGAAGGGAATAACACCGAAAGACTTTTAGGTGCAATTAAGGAATATTTGCCTGCAGGCCCTCAGTATTATCCTGCAGACCAAATTACCGATCACCCTGAAAGATTTATCATTTCGGAACTCATACGTGAAAAAGTTCTGCACTTAACAAGGGAAGAGGTTCCTCATTCCATTGCTGTTCTGATTGATAAAATTGAAAAGAACGAAAGCTCGGAAACCATTCACGTCATGGCAACCATAATTGTGGAGCGTTCCTCCCAAAAAGGGATTATTATTGGGAAACAAGGAAGCATGTTAAAAGAAGTTGGTAAACGGGCTCGTATCGATATTGAAAACCTTTTGGGTACAAAGGTGTTTTTGGAGCTATGGGTCAAGGTACAGAAAGACTGGCGCAATAGAGCAGTCCAGCTGCGTGACTTTGGCTTTAGGGAAGATGAGTATTAA
- a CDS encoding HD family phosphohydrolase: MKIQTGLNRIQAFLGTKVFNTLIFILLALLLFGVLYQNIKPQTYNMELFSVADKTVRSPKTIEDQAKTDEEKQKAALEAGQVYTYNKDMVYNRVSLINSIFDFVVDINQNNSAVSNNTDQKKKSPTMSEKLSRLKTSLSANVNENVTKSLPDDIFEGLLEADNNELEQARNIVINQIEFFMNDKIRENKVLQVKEMISDKIDHYNLNGSLRRSAVELGKYAIVPNDLYDADLTAERKKEAMDNVEPIKILQGQVIVQEGQLIDRETYRQLELLGLLTSHQSIKPFVGLAVFVLLIIGGLYIYFAKMRMPEEKKQNELLMLSFIFIISLILMKIVSLTDDLNLPEAAYIFPAALAPMLLRFLVNERFAFIVTIFLAACGSIVFHDEMAGTINVEMALYILFSGTAGILFLTNQKLRSNILQSGIFISCANVLVIFFLILIGNGQYNKMEYVYYIIFAFGSGILSSILTMGLLPFFEALFGILSTMRLIELSNPNHPLLKRILTEAPGTYHHSLMVGNLAEAACEAIGANGLLARVGCYYHDIGKTKRPHFFIENQLNIENPHDHLDPETSKEIIIAHAVDGAEMLREHRLPKELEDIAEQHHGTTLLKYFFYKAKEKDPHVDEESFRYPGPKPQTKETAVISIADSVEAAVRSMPKPNADKIKRLVNNIVQDRLEDGQLNECDITLKELEVIKKTFCETLNGIFHSRIEYPNEKNKG; this comes from the coding sequence ATGAAAATTCAGACTGGATTAAATCGCATTCAAGCTTTTTTAGGCACAAAAGTATTTAATACACTTATTTTTATCCTGCTGGCTCTGCTGTTATTTGGAGTGCTTTATCAGAATATAAAGCCTCAAACCTATAACATGGAGCTTTTTTCTGTTGCGGACAAAACGGTACGCTCTCCAAAAACTATTGAAGATCAGGCAAAGACGGATGAAGAGAAACAAAAAGCTGCTCTAGAAGCAGGACAAGTATATACGTATAATAAAGATATGGTGTACAATCGTGTTTCTCTTATTAATTCGATATTTGATTTTGTTGTAGACATAAATCAGAACAATTCCGCCGTATCCAATAACACGGACCAAAAAAAGAAATCTCCGACTATGAGTGAAAAGCTCTCCCGATTAAAGACTTCGCTGTCTGCAAATGTGAATGAAAATGTCACGAAATCTTTGCCCGATGATATATTTGAGGGATTATTAGAGGCTGACAATAACGAATTGGAGCAAGCGAGAAACATTGTTATCAACCAAATAGAATTTTTTATGAATGATAAAATACGGGAAAATAAGGTTCTTCAGGTAAAGGAAATGATTTCTGATAAAATAGATCATTATAATTTAAATGGATCGTTAAGAAGGTCTGCAGTGGAGCTTGGAAAGTATGCAATCGTTCCAAATGATCTTTATGATGCGGATCTAACGGCAGAGAGAAAGAAGGAAGCAATGGATAATGTAGAACCCATCAAAATTCTTCAGGGACAAGTCATTGTCCAGGAAGGACAGTTGATTGACAGAGAGACCTATCGTCAGCTTGAGCTTTTAGGTTTGTTAACAAGTCACCAAAGTATAAAGCCGTTTGTTGGACTTGCTGTTTTTGTTCTTCTGATCATTGGAGGTTTGTACATATACTTTGCTAAAATGCGGATGCCTGAAGAAAAGAAACAAAACGAACTGCTTATGCTAAGCTTTATTTTTATTATTTCACTAATCCTTATGAAAATCGTCAGTTTAACGGATGATTTAAATCTGCCGGAAGCTGCCTATATATTTCCTGCTGCATTAGCTCCTATGCTGTTAAGGTTTTTGGTAAATGAACGCTTTGCATTTATTGTAACCATATTTCTTGCAGCGTGCGGAAGCATAGTCTTTCATGATGAAATGGCGGGAACCATCAATGTTGAAATGGCCCTTTATATTTTATTTAGCGGTACGGCAGGAATATTATTTCTGACCAATCAAAAGCTGCGCTCTAACATTCTTCAGTCAGGTATTTTTATTTCCTGTGCTAATGTTCTGGTTATATTCTTTTTAATTTTGATTGGGAACGGCCAATATAACAAAATGGAGTATGTATACTATATTATTTTTGCTTTTGGTTCAGGAATCTTGTCATCGATTCTCACGATGGGATTATTGCCGTTTTTTGAGGCTCTTTTTGGGATTTTGTCCACAATGCGTTTGATTGAGCTTTCCAATCCCAATCATCCGCTTCTAAAAAGAATTCTGACGGAGGCTCCCGGCACGTATCATCACAGCCTGATGGTTGGCAACCTGGCAGAGGCTGCCTGTGAGGCCATTGGAGCTAATGGCTTGCTCGCAAGGGTGGGCTGCTATTATCATGATATTGGAAAAACAAAAAGGCCGCATTTTTTTATTGAGAATCAGTTAAATATCGAAAACCCTCACGATCATCTTGATCCTGAGACAAGCAAGGAAATCATCATAGCCCATGCAGTAGATGGTGCAGAAATGCTCCGAGAGCACCGTTTGCCAAAGGAGTTGGAAGATATTGCAGAGCAGCATCACGGGACGACATTATTAAAGTACTTCTTCTATAAAGCAAAGGAAAAAGACCCTCATGTGGATGAAGAAAGCTTTCGCTACCCGGGTCCGAAGCCGCAAACAAAAGAGACAGCAGTTATCAGTATTGCCGATAGTGTGGAAGCAGCTGTGCGATCCATGCCCAAACCTAATGCAGACAAAATTAAAAGGCTTGTAAATAATATCGTTCAGGACCGCCTGGAGGATGGACAATTAAATGAATGTGATATAACCTTAAAAGAGCTTGAAGTGATAAAGAAAACCTTCTGTGAAACATTAAACGGGATATTTCATTCTAGAATCGAATATCCTAATGAAAAAAATAAAGGGTGA
- the ybeY gene encoding rRNA maturation RNase YbeY — protein MALVIDFIDETEEVLDGDFQLVENLLNYAAEREEVEAESEVSVTFVTNDRIQEINREYRNKDRATDVISFALEEMGEGEMEIKGEGMPRVLGDIIISVSKAHEQAEEYGHPFRRELGFLAVHGFLHLLGYDHMTEEDEKEMFGRQKEILDGYGLKR, from the coding sequence ATGGCATTAGTTATTGATTTTATAGATGAAACAGAGGAAGTATTGGATGGGGATTTTCAACTTGTAGAAAACCTGCTCAATTATGCAGCAGAAAGAGAAGAAGTAGAAGCAGAAAGCGAAGTATCCGTAACTTTTGTGACAAATGACCGTATTCAAGAAATTAATCGGGAATACCGTAATAAAGATCGTGCGACAGACGTCATTTCCTTTGCCTTGGAAGAAATGGGGGAGGGGGAAATGGAGATTAAAGGTGAAGGCATGCCCCGAGTCCTTGGTGATATCATTATCTCTGTCTCTAAAGCGCATGAGCAGGCAGAGGAATATGGCCATCCATTTCGGCGGGAGCTGGGATTTTTAGCTGTTCATGGATTTCTTCATCTTCTTGGATACGACCATATGACGGAAGAGGATGAAAAAGAAATGTTCGGAAGACAAAAGGAAATATTGGACGGTTATGGGCTTAAAAGATAA
- a CDS encoding PhoH family protein, with protein sequence MTEEIKTTNLELENPNEAVALFGNADMNLKVLEQEFNVSIITRGESIHVSGPQEMVGKVNRVLHELILLIRKGIQISQRDVLYAIQMEKQGTLEYLSDLYEEEITRNAKGKSIRVKTLGQRHYISAIKKHDLVFGIGPAGTGKTYLAVVMAVNALKSGEVKKIILTRPAVEAGESLGFLPGDLKEKVDPYLRPLYDALNDILGSEHTQRLIERETIEIAPLAYMRGRTLDDAFVILDEAQNTTEAQMKMFLTRLGFSSKMVITGDRTQVDLPKGAQSGLVAAEKVLDHVKGISFIYLEQTDVVRHPLVARIIEAYNQQKS encoded by the coding sequence ATGACAGAAGAGATTAAAACAACGAACCTCGAATTAGAAAATCCAAATGAGGCTGTTGCATTATTTGGAAATGCAGACATGAATCTTAAAGTACTTGAACAAGAATTTAATGTTTCCATTATCACCAGAGGAGAAAGCATTCACGTCTCTGGTCCGCAAGAGATGGTAGGGAAAGTAAACAGGGTTCTTCATGAGTTAATTCTTTTAATTAGAAAAGGCATTCAAATCAGCCAGCGGGACGTTTTATACGCGATCCAAATGGAAAAGCAGGGCACGCTTGAATATTTATCTGATCTGTATGAAGAAGAAATAACCAGGAATGCAAAGGGTAAATCAATACGGGTGAAAACACTCGGCCAGAGACACTATATATCAGCTATTAAAAAACATGACCTTGTTTTTGGGATAGGCCCTGCAGGAACGGGTAAAACCTATCTGGCAGTGGTTATGGCCGTAAATGCATTAAAGAGTGGCGAAGTAAAAAAAATTATTCTGACCAGGCCTGCAGTGGAAGCTGGAGAAAGCCTTGGATTTTTGCCTGGTGATTTAAAAGAAAAAGTGGATCCCTATCTGAGGCCTTTGTATGACGCCCTTAACGACATTTTAGGCAGCGAACATACCCAAAGGCTTATTGAGAGGGAAACGATTGAAATTGCGCCTCTTGCGTATATGAGAGGACGCACATTGGATGATGCCTTTGTCATCCTGGATGAAGCACAAAATACAACAGAAGCACAAATGAAAATGTTTTTGACAAGGCTGGGTTTTAGTTCGAAAATGGTTATAACAGGTGACAGGACACAAGTAGACCTTCCAAAAGGCGCTCAATCCGGGCTTGTTGCTGCTGAAAAAGTACTCGATCACGTTAAGGGAATATCATTTATTTATCTTGAACAAACAGATGTTGTTCGCCATCCGCTTGTGGCACGAATTATAGAAGCCTATAATCAACAGAAATCTTAA
- the yqfD gene encoding sporulation protein YqfD, producing the protein MKNHWVTFLGGTVQVLVEGKGVERFINQLTRSDLVIWNVKRQGTSAITFFIRLNDIHQLRHHVKKYECRVSFLRGQGAPFLWKRILKNGGFLAGLILFFIIITILSNVVWGIQIKGASPKTEYQIRKELTRMGIHVGELQFFINDVETIQHDLTNRISNITWVGVELRGTTFHFQVVEKTTPKPPKPLAPQHLVANQKAVITDMFVQSGKPVVKLHQFVKKGQLLVSGLVGSEDKPVAVAATGEVMGKIWYQSTVEMPMKSDFQVYTGKEERKHAIEIGSLRIPFWGFGKIKYAKYDEEKESYPVKFLGWQLPLKYVEITAREKQMVAREYTKEEAVKAAESLARNDLKAKIPKDAKIVDEYTLHEKVENGKVKLALYFQVIENIAQAKPIIQGDKE; encoded by the coding sequence TTGAAAAATCATTGGGTTACTTTTTTGGGAGGAACAGTACAGGTTTTGGTAGAGGGGAAAGGTGTAGAACGTTTTATAAATCAGCTGACCCGCTCTGACCTGGTGATTTGGAATGTAAAAAGACAAGGAACATCAGCCATTACATTCTTTATAAGACTGAATGATATCCATCAACTAAGACATCATGTCAAAAAATATGAATGCCGCGTTTCTTTTTTAAGGGGACAAGGTGCACCATTTTTATGGAAAAGGATTTTGAAGAATGGAGGATTTCTAGCAGGATTAATCCTTTTTTTCATTATTATCACCATTCTATCCAATGTGGTTTGGGGCATACAAATAAAAGGGGCAAGCCCTAAGACGGAATACCAGATAAGAAAAGAACTGACACGGATGGGCATCCATGTGGGAGAACTCCAATTTTTTATAAACGATGTTGAGACCATCCAGCATGATTTGACGAACCGAATTTCTAATATTACATGGGTAGGTGTTGAATTAAGAGGGACAACCTTCCATTTTCAGGTGGTTGAAAAAACCACTCCCAAACCCCCTAAGCCTCTTGCTCCCCAACATCTCGTGGCAAATCAAAAGGCTGTTATTACAGATATGTTCGTTCAATCGGGCAAACCTGTAGTAAAACTGCATCAATTTGTTAAAAAAGGACAGCTTCTAGTATCGGGCCTTGTAGGAAGCGAGGATAAGCCGGTCGCCGTTGCTGCAACAGGAGAAGTAATGGGGAAAATCTGGTACCAATCTACTGTTGAAATGCCAATGAAATCAGATTTTCAGGTATATACAGGGAAAGAAGAAAGAAAGCACGCAATCGAAATTGGATCTTTAAGAATTCCTTTTTGGGGATTTGGAAAAATAAAATATGCTAAGTATGATGAAGAGAAAGAAAGCTATCCCGTGAAATTTCTTGGCTGGCAGCTGCCGTTAAAATATGTAGAGATAACAGCGAGAGAAAAGCAAATGGTTGCTCGTGAATATACCAAAGAAGAGGCAGTAAAGGCTGCCGAAAGTCTTGCACGTAATGATTTAAAAGCAAAAATACCAAAAGATGCGAAGATCGTGGATGAATATACTTTGCATGAAAAAGTAGAGAATGGTAAAGTGAAATTAGCATTATATTTCCAAGTCATAGAAAACATTGCACAAGCGAAACCAATCATTCAAGGAGATAAAGAATGA
- a CDS encoding YqzL family protein → MLEFTWKVFAETGCIDTYLLFKELEKEGHDDPMNAAHDGSEIDFPIS, encoded by the coding sequence ATGTTAGAATTTACCTGGAAAGTCTTTGCTGAAACTGGATGCATTGATACGTATCTGCTATTTAAAGAGCTTGAAAAAGAAGGGCACGATGATCCTATGAATGCGGCACATGATGGTTCCGAGATTGATTTTCCCATCTCATGA
- a CDS encoding cytidine deaminase → MDLQLLIEEAKLARTKAYAPYSKFPVGAALLTKDGKIYRGCNIENAAYTVGNCAERTALYKAISEGDTEFTALVVTADTERPVPPCGACRQVISELCPKSMPIVLTNLKGDIKKVTVEELLPGAFTPEDLHE, encoded by the coding sequence ATGGATTTACAACTCTTGATCGAAGAAGCAAAGCTTGCAAGAACAAAAGCGTATGCTCCTTATTCCAAATTCCCTGTAGGAGCTGCACTCTTAACGAAGGATGGAAAAATTTATCGTGGATGTAACATTGAAAACGCTGCTTATACAGTAGGAAATTGTGCAGAACGCACTGCTTTATACAAGGCAATATCAGAAGGGGACACGGAATTTACCGCTTTAGTTGTTACGGCTGATACAGAACGGCCAGTTCCTCCCTGTGGAGCATGCCGTCAGGTTATTTCTGAATTATGCCCAAAATCGATGCCTATAGTTTTAACCAACCTAAAAGGGGATATTAAAAAGGTAACAGTAGAAGAATTACTGCCAGGAGCATTTACACCGGAGGATTTACATGAATAA
- a CDS encoding diacylglycerol kinase family protein — protein MGLKDKTSKGSRWRKTFVYAWQGLMDALGKEKNLQFHFVFASIMVVCSFIFSISRTEWLFVILSIFGVIALELMNTAVERVVDLVTKEYHPLAKQAKDIAAASVLVYAFMSVIIGLVIFLPKVIQLFEKWLVF, from the coding sequence ATGGGCTTAAAAGATAAGACATCTAAAGGGTCAAGATGGCGAAAAACCTTTGTGTATGCTTGGCAAGGATTAATGGATGCTCTTGGTAAAGAGAAAAATTTACAATTCCATTTTGTTTTTGCAAGTATTATGGTAGTTTGTTCATTTATCTTTTCCATTTCAAGAACAGAATGGCTTTTTGTTATTCTTTCTATTTTTGGCGTCATTGCATTAGAACTGATGAATACAGCGGTTGAACGTGTGGTCGACCTTGTCACCAAGGAATACCACCCGCTGGCAAAGCAGGCAAAGGATATAGCGGCTGCGTCTGTACTTGTGTATGCTTTTATGTCCGTGATTATCGGTCTTGTTATCTTTTTGCCAAAGGTCATTCAGCTGTTTGAAAAATGGCTAGTTTTTTAA
- the floA gene encoding flotillin-like protein FloA (flotillin-like protein involved in membrane lipid rafts) — MVLTPGTVLVIFAIVIAIILIGILLTFVPVMLWISALAAGVKIGIFTLVGMRLRRVIPSRVINPLIKARKAGIEVGINQLESHYLAGGNVDRVVNALIAAHRANIELSFERCAAIDLAGRNVLEAVQMSVNPKVIETPFIPGVAMNGIEVKAKARITVRANIERLVGGAGEETVIARVGEGIVSTIGSSDSHKKILETPDLISQTVLTKGLDAGTAFEILSIDIADVDVGKNIGAELQTEQAEADKKIAQAKAEERRARAVATEQEMKARVQEMRAKVVEAEAEVPLAMAQALREGNIGVMDYLNLKNIESDTEMRGSIGKMTDDKKNEK, encoded by the coding sequence ATGGTATTAACACCCGGAACGGTTTTGGTGATATTTGCTATCGTCATTGCCATTATTTTGATTGGTATTTTATTAACGTTTGTACCGGTTATGCTATGGATCTCAGCCCTTGCAGCCGGAGTGAAAATTGGCATTTTTACATTAGTGGGAATGAGGCTGCGCCGTGTCATTCCAAGCCGTGTTATTAATCCGCTAATCAAGGCAAGGAAAGCGGGAATTGAAGTAGGAATTAATCAGCTAGAAAGCCATTACCTGGCAGGGGGAAACGTGGATAGAGTGGTCAATGCATTAATTGCTGCCCATAGAGCGAATATTGAATTGAGCTTTGAACGATGTGCAGCGATTGATCTTGCTGGAAGAAATGTACTTGAGGCTGTTCAAATGAGTGTTAATCCTAAAGTAATTGAAACTCCTTTTATACCCGGGGTAGCAATGAATGGTATTGAGGTAAAGGCAAAAGCCAGAATTACCGTGCGTGCGAATATTGAAAGACTGGTAGGGGGAGCTGGTGAAGAAACGGTCATTGCCCGTGTTGGGGAAGGGATTGTTTCAACTATTGGCTCATCTGACAGTCATAAAAAAATTCTGGAAACACCAGATTTAATCTCCCAAACTGTCCTGACAAAAGGCCTGGATGCCGGTACAGCGTTTGAGATTCTTTCGATTGATATTGCGGACGTGGATGTGGGCAAGAATATTGGGGCAGAGCTTCAAACCGAGCAGGCGGAAGCAGATAAAAAAATTGCACAGGCAAAGGCGGAAGAGCGAAGAGCAAGAGCTGTTGCAACGGAGCAGGAAATGAAAGCCAGGGTTCAGGAAATGCGTGCAAAAGTGGTGGAAGCGGAAGCAGAGGTCCCGCTGGCAATGGCTCAGGCGCTGCGTGAAGGGAATATCGGAGTAATGGATTACCTCAACTTAAAAAACATTGAATCAGATACTGAGATGCGCGGTTCAATCGGAAAAATGACCGATGATAAAAAGAACGAAAAATAA